The DNA sequence GCTCTTTGCTGTCAGATGGGCTACTATATTTGGTGGGGTAAAGACGACCTCATATGATATGAGGTTCTTATGCTCTAAGTAGTTTAAAGTGGTTTCTTCTTTGACGGTCAAGATATATCCGTCACCGTCTAATAGGGCTCTGTCGAAAGGGTATATGCATCTGTTCTCCTCAATTAGAGCCAGTAGTCTATCCTTACCTAAGACGCACAATCTGACGCACAACTAGCTTTCCTTCTATCCCGATTTAATCCTTCCTACTCCTTGATGAGAGAGCTAAATCTAGGGCGAGCCAGAGCAGCACTACTGCACCGAAAGAGTAGAGTGTGATCGACACAGTATCGGCAAGAAGTGTCGAACCCACTAGCTCTGTGTAGTAATCAAAAGAGCCAGAAAAGTAGTTAAAGAGGAGATGCAGAAGAACAGCGCCGTGGAAACCCCATTTAACATAGAGCCAACCCAAACATAAACCAGCCACAAAAGTTGGCAAGACTTTTCCAAGCTCCCATCCTCCGCCGTAAAACACGTGCGCTAAACCGAAGATCAGAGATGAAAAGATTAGCAAGGAATTTAACAGCGCCTTGACCCGCTGATTCTTAGTGTCGAGGAAAGCGGAAGGGCGCCAAAGCGCATATAGAGCAGATTTAAAGTCACCGTAGTAAAGAGGAAGTAAAGAAGACGCTACTCCAATCAATGTTACTCTGAAGCCTAATTCTTCAGCGAGAGGCGCGTATGTGAGGAGAGCAAAGTCAACTAGCGGCTCGCTTCTAGGAAGTGCTCCGGTCGCCACACCGAAGAGGCTTTGTAAGCATTCTAGCCCTACATTCACTAGGAGAAGCGGAGCGAAGACTGTGCCTACGGTGATAAGTGTGTTGCCTTGCACAGAGGCGATTCCTCTTAGGTAGACCAATCTTAGGGTTTGGTAGAGATTCGCTGAAGGTCCTTTTGCAGCCAAATAGACAAGCAGTAAGTAGAAGGCCAAAAGTAGAGTAAGTAGGGTTACAGCGTTAATATTCGCTTTAATCGGCGTGGCTAAGCCGAAGAGGAACAAAGGTAGAGTCTTTACAGTCTGAGGCGCATTCTCGTTGTATAAAGTGAGGGATACGTAGACCCCCAGTGGAAATGAGACGGTGAAAAAGATCAAGAAGATGACAAGTAGGGCTAAGAATACTATTTTGGCCGCTGTTTGGATGGATTTGGGCTGGTGCATAGGCTACTCATTACATTCATCCTTAGCCGCCTCAAACGCAACAGCACCAGAATAGCCGCATGCCTCACAATAATAGTAATCTGGAGTTAGCCAGCCACTTAGCTGCGATAACGATTTAAGAGGCTTAAGGCATTTGGGGCAGAGTTTAGGCGGTAGGCTAATAGGGTTTCTCCTAACAATCCGCTCCACCTTCTCTTTGCCACTCAAATTATTCACTACTGAACTTCTATTGACGATTTATTGAAGCCCATGTTTATCAATTCTTCTTTCACAGAATCTCTGTGGTCACCTTGTAGAAGCACATATCCGTCCTTCGCTGTACCGCCACACGCTAGTTTTGTTTTAAGGCTCTGTGCAAGCTTCTCTAATTCGGATTGCTTCATATTAAGCCCCTCTATCATCGTAGTCGGTTTTTTGAAGCGCCGCAT is a window from the Nitrososphaerota archaeon genome containing:
- a CDS encoding CPBP family intramembrane metalloprotease; its protein translation is MHQPKSIQTAAKIVFLALLVIFLIFFTVSFPLGVYVSLTLYNENAPQTVKTLPLFLFGLATPIKANINAVTLLTLLLAFYLLLVYLAAKGPSANLYQTLRLVYLRGIASVQGNTLITVGTVFAPLLLVNVGLECLQSLFGVATGALPRSEPLVDFALLTYAPLAEELGFRVTLIGVASSLLPLYYGDFKSALYALWRPSAFLDTKNQRVKALLNSLLIFSSLIFGLAHVFYGGGWELGKVLPTFVAGLCLGWLYVKWGFHGAVLLHLLFNYFSGSFDYYTELVGSTLLADTVSITLYSFGAVVLLWLALDLALSSRSRKD
- a CDS encoding stress response translation initiation inhibitor YciH (in yeast this protein is involved in start site selection during the initiation of translation); its protein translation is MRRFKKPTTMIEGLNMKQSELEKLAQSLKTKLACGGTAKDGYVLLQGDHRDSVKEELINMGFNKSSIEVQ